Part of the Exiguobacterium acetylicum DSM 20416 genome, GGACCTATCCGTCCAGGTCCATCCGAACGACGCCGATGCCAGACGTTATGAGCAACAACCTTACGGAAAGAACGAATGTTGGTACATCATCGATTGTCCGGAGGACGCCTCCCTCATCCACGGTCATTCCTTGTCCTCCCCGAAAGAGTTCGACGAGGCCGTCCGTCAGGGGACATTGTTGCAGTCATTGCATCACGTACCGGTATCGAAGGGTGATTTCCTCTATGTACCGGCGGGGACCGTCCATGCCCTGACGGAAGGATGTGTCGTCCTCGAAATCCAACAGAACTCGGACACGACCTATCGTCTGCATGACTATGATCGTCTCAATCCAGTCACCGGCACTCTGCGTACGCTCCACATCGAACAAGCCCGCCGCGTGATACGGTTCCCTCACTATCGTTACTTAGAGCCTTCCGTCACGTTGTCTTCATCCAGAAGACGGTTGACGCGGAATCCTGATTTCTTCGTCGAGGAATGGACCATCCGTCAGACCCATGCACTAGACCCGAGTCCGTCGTTCCGTATCATCACCGTCGTCGAGGGGACCATCGAATTGGACGACGTCGTGTTATCGGTCGGGGCGACCGCACTCCTCCCTGCCGGCAGCAAGCATGTCGTCTCTGGGGACGGTCTCATGTTGGTCACCGGACCTGCTCCGAAGACGACGAAGCCATTCCGGATCGGTGTCGACCTCGGTGGTACGCAGACACGCGTCGCCGTCGTCGATCAGGAGAACGTCATCAAGCAGTTGTCCTTCCCGACTAATCCGGGCGCCGGCCCTGGGCAGACCATCTCGCACATCGAACATGCCATCCGATACTTCTCGGAAGAGTTCCATCTGACGAACATCGGCATCGCCGCGCCTGGTCCACTCGACGCGAGGACCGGACACCTGTTATCCCCACCGAATCTGCCTGGCTGGGACGACGTCGACCTCGTCACCCCCATCGCCTCCCGATTCGAGCTCCCGACCTGTCTCGAGAACGACGCGAATGCAGCGGCGCTTGGCGAGGCGTTGTTCGGAGCAGGAAAAACATCCTCTTCCGTCTATTATGTGACGGTCAGCACTGGGATTGGCGGAGGCTATGTCCATGAGAAGAAGCTCATTCGTGGAGCCAATGGATATGCGGGAGAAATCGGCAACACTATCATCGATTCATCCGGTCCCGTCCATCCGGTGCTCAACACCGGATCTCTTGAGGGATTGGCGAGCGGGACGGCACTCCAATCACGCGCCTCGGAGAAGGAAGCCTCGTCCGTCGAGATGCTACTCACTTTACCGTCAGAACGAACCCGGTTCATCAACCACTTGGCGATCGGACTCGCGAACATCATCCACACGGTCGACCCCGAGGTCATCATTATAGGAGGCGGCGTCACGGAATCTGCCGATGTCTTCTGGGAGGAATTGATATGTCGAGTCCGCGAGCTCGTCTATTCTGCTCTTCGTCCGAGCATCGACATACGTCTCGCGACGTTGAAGGGTCATGCGGGGGTCATCGGTGCTGCCTATCTCGGCTGATTCTGATCATGTAAAAGAAAGTCTCGAACATCGCACTCATTGGCTAATCAATCGTAAGTGATGTTCGAGATTGAATGTATTAGTTGATAATGAATTAGAGAACAAAAAAAGATTGTATATATTTCGACATCGAAACGTATACAATCTTTTTCCTTGAATGTAGATTTTTCTTAAGATTAGAAATAGACATACCGCATATATAAGGAATTTAGATAATAAATACAAGGAAACAAGCGGACCCTTTTTTTATTCTAATAGAATATGATGTATACAAATTTCTCTCAATTGATTGAATGCATAAAAGGTCATAAAACTAGAATTATTACGCAGAATACAAGACTGAACCTCTTCATGAAATGAAGTCGTATACGACTCACCATCATTAGTGATGTTCAATGCCTTCTCCTTTTCAGTATTTCAAGCAACTGTTCGACTGTCAAAACTTTATTTTTTTCTATGGATCATCATGTGGAAGTTAACGTATAACGAGATTAAATGTATTCTAGGATTAATTTTAGCGAGGTTTTCGAGCTCACTCAATTATTAGATGGGTGTCATAGAAATGAGCGATGAATGGAGATACTAAATTACTTTCAGTCGCAATCCAACATTACTGAATTCAAAAAAATATACCTTTCATTTATTAAGTTAAGGGTAACGCGTACATCTTTTTTTATAATAGAGTTAGTCACTACCGATAAAAATAGTTGAGATAAGATAAATTAAAATAAGATGTATCTATCGTAAGTTCACGATAAATACATCGGTCTACATATTTTAACCATTCTTTACATCATGTTTTCCTTACATATAAATCTACTTGACTAATGACTTTACGTATCGCTGGTAAAGAATACTCTAAATCAATCAAAGCTCTCAAATCATGGTCGTAATACAATTTTTTATTTCTAATTTTATCGAACGAATTTTTATCATCAAAATCTAACAGCCAATCTAAGTTGTCATGGTTTATTTCTGACTGTTCTTCATCCAAACTGATTTTTAAATCAATCCAAGCCTGATAAAACCATTCCCAAATAATCGTCCACTTTTGAACAAGCTTATCTATTAAATAATGGCCCCATTCAACATCCTTTTGATTAAAACCAAAACCACATGTATGATTTCCTAAATTCGAATTTGTATACATCTCTACTTTGATGTCTTTAAACTTTTCAGGATGTTCAACCAGATAAAAACCTCTCTCGAATTGTGAAGAAAAACTTTCGATTGATTGAATGGTTCCATCTATAGACTTAAATTTCAGTTCTATCGAATCAATTTGTAATTTGATAGTGTTCATCATTTAAAGCCTCCATAATTGGTGTTTCGGATAAAACTGATCAATGATTAATTTTCAAAGTACGTATAATCGTGTCCGTTGTAAATCATCACTTGGTATTTAAGTGCCTTCGGTACGGGTTTCCATGAGACAGAAAGGTCACTTGCGAGATCGATTTTCTCCTCGTCGCCATCTAGTTTGATGACTTCAAGTATTGGCTCTTCCATAGGACCAAGACTACTAGCTAACTCGACCAGTCCGTTATCGAAATCGCTCATGTCTAAGGTTAAGCTGGAGTTTTCTGATTCGATATCACTTTTTACCAAATATCTATTTGAGGGTAATTCCTTTTCCTCACTATCCTCACCTAAAATTAAAAACCCAAAAATATATCCTTACATAATTGGATAAAAATATGTTAAATAACTAAAAATGGTTGTTTTCGATAGACATATATGTAATATTTGTATAGTTGCTTTACATATTTAGGATTATTTAAATATAATAAAATACTGAATGATTGGAGAAAAAAATGAACAATTTCAACAAGACATTATGTTTATCAGCAATTTCTTTGGGGTTATTAGCTAGTATTAGTGATGAAACATTTGCAGCTGAGAGTAAAGTAAAAGCTATAGAAACAAGTAGCTCTATTTCTTTAAGTTGGAATGCAAAAGGTGCTTATCATAAAGTTTATGAAGGAAAAAAACTAATTTATAAAGGTATTAAAAAGAAATTAAGTATTAAAGGTTTAAAGCCTGATCAACTATACAGTTATCGAGTTGCAACTTACACTAAGTCTGGAAAATTAATAGGATTTTCTACGATAAAAACCTCTACAACTAAGTCAAAAAATCAAAATTCTTTTAATAAATTCTCTGCCAATACTATTCAAGATGACGTAAGTTCGGAAGAGGATGCTCCAAAAGAAGTTATTCTAGAAACAAATGTAGGAACTGATTATGCCGATATTAACTGGGAAAAAATGGAAGATAATGACGGTGTATATGAAATTTACCGAGATGGGGATTTGATTGGATCGACTACGAATTTATCATATAGAGATGAAAATTTGACCCCTGCAACTATTTATACTTATGAAATTGTTGCAAAAAAAGAAGTTTCTCAAGAAAAAAAGATGAAATTAATGAAAAAATCAAGGAACCAAATATTTCACTTTCTTCAAACGAGCTTGACGGTTTATATGATAGACAACAATCTATTATTAGATCCATTAAAACAAGCGAAAATATTAGTGAAAAAGAACTACTTTCTCCTGTTTTCCCATCATTTTCAAATGATTCTGATGACAAATCATATAAAATGAGTTCCAGTTCTATTAGCCCTTCAAAGAGATCGTATTTCTTTAGATATACAACATTTATCCCTGATAAAACAGTAAAAAATAAAAATTTCCTTGATTACTTGGGTACTAGTTATCTTCATGGTGATAACCGTGGATATGATATTTGGTCGTCTAAATATAGAACACGCTCAGATGTCTATGCCGGTTGGGCATTCGGCTCACCAGCAATTGACCATAGTCCAAGTGTTGGGCAAAGTATTTTATACAAAGATAAAGCAGGAAAAAATGTAATAAAAAAAGCTACTGCTTCAACGAATGGAATTAAACTTTCCAAAGATGTTTTATCGAAATCAAAAGTTGCTTGGAGAGTAAATCATGATGTAGGAGTACCTTTCGCAAAATCGTATCCTAACATTACTTATTACTACGAAGGTACTCAATATAGTAATGGAAGTATGAAAATTAGAGGGGCCCATGATAATGCTCCAAACCATGAATTTTATTGGGGATATGCTTACAGTGACCTTACACCTAAAACTGTATTTCGTCATACGGGGGGAAGCTTTTTTAATCTAGTTCCTGGAATGAAACAAAAATATTTTGAATTTTCTATGTAAATTAATAAAATATATTTTTTAATTAACTATAAGATAGTTTTTAAAGATGTTTTATAATTTTCTTAAACTTGAAAGATTATAACCTACTAGACACGAAATATAATCCTTTTCTTATTTAGAAAGGATTATATTTTTGTTTTATCCTAAATAAAGTTTCTTCGAGCAAAAGATTGTCTGAAAGCTTTATGTTAAAATACAAATATTCTGTATTGCATTTTTAAATTTTCTTTTCAAACCTAATTTAAAGAGGAGAACTAATCATGTTAAAGAACCTTTATTCTACATTTCTTTTTTTGCTTCTTAAATCACTTCTTACAGCGATTACAGCATCAGCTATTTTAACAGTAATTATATCTTTAGTTCCAGAACCAGAAAATGATTTTTATTCCATAGTAGTTGATACATTTTTTCTATATATAGTTTACTCTTTCCCATTAATCTTTATTGCCGGTTTTATAGCTGATGTATTAATAAAAAGAATTCTTAATTTGTTTTTATCAACTGATAAATTCATTTTTTTAAATTTTTAATATACATAGTTTATGCTCTCCTATTAAGTTTTGTCCTTTTGATGATTTTCAATGACGATGATTCATTTAATTTCTTGCTTTTTTTAAAATCATTTTTAACAGTCGGATCTACCGCTTGTATATTTTATCTAATGTCTACTTTAATTTATCGTTTTAAAAAATTATAAAAAACAAATCTCTTTATTAGAAATTTAACGTAATAAATACCTTATTTAAATTTTTTGAAGCTTTGTGTCCTTTCCCTTACATGTTTTTCTTGCAAAATCTCTATCCATAAACGATTAATTAACAAAGCGAATACCTATGACATCTTTTTTTATTCAAAAAGCATCATTTGGTATAAAATTTAAAATATATGGCTTTTATTGATTTTTTTATATTTAGATTTAATAAATTTATAAAATCCTAAGAGGTTGTCATGACAACCTGAGCTAACCTAAAATTTTGAGACAATATAAAAATCTTCGGAGGGGTACACTTTTAATAAACTTAGCCTTAGAGTTTGGATAGTTTAATAAAAGTACTC contains:
- a CDS encoding DUF3238 domain-containing protein, with product MSSSSISPSKRSYFFRYTTFIPDKTVKNKNFLDYLGTSYLHGDNRGYDIWSSKYRTRSDVYAGWAFGSPAIDHSPSVGQSILYKDKAGKNVIKKATASTNGIKLSKDVLSKSKVAWRVNHDVGVPFAKSYPNITYYYEGTQYSNGSMKIRGAHDNAPNHEFYWGYAYSDLTPKTVFRHTGGSFFNLVPGMKQKYFEFSM
- a CDS encoding fibronectin type III domain-containing protein, translating into MNNFNKTLCLSAISLGLLASISDETFAAESKVKAIETSSSISLSWNAKGAYHKVYEGKKLIYKGIKKKLSIKGLKPDQLYSYRVATYTKSGKLIGFSTIKTSTTKSKNQNSFNKFSANTIQDDVSSEEDAPKEVILETNVGTDYADINWEKMEDNDGVYEIYRDGDLIGSTTNLSYRDENLTPATIYTYEIVAKKEVSQEKKMKLMKKSRNQIFHFLQTSLTVYMIDNNLLLDPLKQAKILVKKNYFLLFSHHFQMILMTNHIK
- a CDS encoding type I phosphomannose isomerase catalytic subunit — translated: MQEAIYFEPIVKERIWGGQRLREYGFSIPEDVPTGEVWTLASHPNGTTRVETGPFVDFDLEELWSNHPEIFGMETDSDFPLLLKWIDASTDLSVQVHPNDADARRYEQQPYGKNECWYIIDCPEDASLIHGHSLSSPKEFDEAVRQGTLLQSLHHVPVSKGDFLYVPAGTVHALTEGCVVLEIQQNSDTTYRLHDYDRLNPVTGTLRTLHIEQARRVIRFPHYRYLEPSVTLSSSRRRLTRNPDFFVEEWTIRQTHALDPSPSFRIITVVEGTIELDDVVLSVGATALLPAGSKHVVSGDGLMLVTGPAPKTTKPFRIGVDLGGTQTRVAVVDQENVIKQLSFPTNPGAGPGQTISHIEHAIRYFSEEFHLTNIGIAAPGPLDARTGHLLSPPNLPGWDDVDLVTPIASRFELPTCLENDANAAALGEALFGAGKTSSSVYYVTVSTGIGGGYVHEKKLIRGANGYAGEIGNTIIDSSGPVHPVLNTGSLEGLASGTALQSRASEKEASSVEMLLTLPSERTRFINHLAIGLANIIHTVDPEVIIIGGGVTESADVFWEELICRVRELVYSALRPSIDIRLATLKGHAGVIGAAYLG